A window of Bacteroidota bacterium genomic DNA:
CTATTCATCAGATGAACTAACAAGCGAACTCGCCAAAAACAACTTAACCACTATAAGTCTGCTTAATGCAGAGAAGAATGTACAAACAATTATAAGAGAAATTTCCATTGGCCAATTTTATTGGAAATACTTCCTTATTGCAGCGCTTATTTGCTTGGCAATTGAAATTATTTTAATACGTTTGTTAAAATAGCATTTACAATATTTGTTTAAACAAATATATTTAAGTACATTTGTATAAATAATTATAGACGACCTCATTTAGTATGGAAATAGGAAAAGCTATCAAGCAGAAAAAATTTGAAAGTTCGCAGCAAAAGGCTATGATAAATATTCTATATACCTACAATTGGTTGTTAGACAAAACGAGTACACTCTTTAAAGACTTTGATATTACGCAGCAACAATACAATGTGCTTAGAATTTTGAGAGGGAAAAGTCCACAATCGGTATGTGTTGGAGAAATCAAAGAGGTAATGCTAGACAAAAACCCTGATTTAACTCGCTTGTGCGACAGATTAGTACTAAAAGGATTTATTGAACGAGAATTAAATCCGGACAATAGAAGACAAGTGTTAATTAAAATCACAAAAAAAGGCTTAGGATTGCTTGCTGCCATAGACCCTATCATGAGAAAGGAAACTAAATTTATTTTCAACTTAAATGACAGCGAATCAGAAAAATTGTCAGACCTATTAGACAAAATTAGAGGATAAAAAATTTGGCATATTAGTTGTTTAAACAAATATTGTTAATTCAAATTAAAAATGGACAGAAAAAAATTTATACACACAGGTATTGCATCGGCAGCATTGCTTGGTATAGGTAAATTGGCAAACAGCAAACCCGAACTCAACCAAGTAGGATTCGAACATTTACCAAACAAAGAAATAAAAACAATGAAAACAATTTTACACAAAGCAGACACAAGAGGTTACGCAAACCATGGTTGGCTAAACTCTCATCATTCATTTAGTTTTGCAAACTACTATAACCCTGAGCGAATGCAATTTGGAGCTCTTCGTGTGTTAAACGATGATATTGTTTCTCCTTCTATGGGTTTTAACACACATCCACATAACAATATGGAAATTATTTCTATTCCATTGAGTGGAGATTTAGAACATAAAGATAGTATGGGAAATACGCAAATAATCAAACAAGGCGACATCCAAATAATGAGTGCAGGAAAAGGAATTCAACATTCTGAAAAAAACAAAAATTCAGATAAAGAAGTTAAATTCTTGCAAATTTGGGTGCTTCCTAAAGAGTTGAATATTCAACCTCGCTACGATCAAAAAACATTTTCATCTTCGAATTTTAAAAACAAACTGACACAAATTGTTTCTCCTGCGGGCGATGCAGAGGGCATCGACATACATCAGAACGCATGGTTTAGCATGGGTGAGCTTGACAAAGACTTTAAAACATCTTATCAAATAAAACAGAAAAACAACGGAGCGTATTTTTTTGTACTAGAAGGAATTGTTTGGGTAAATAATCAGCTGCTAGAAAAGCGCGATGGCTATGGAATA
This region includes:
- a CDS encoding MarR family transcriptional regulator, which translates into the protein MEIGKAIKQKKFESSQQKAMINILYTYNWLLDKTSTLFKDFDITQQQYNVLRILRGKSPQSVCVGEIKEVMLDKNPDLTRLCDRLVLKGFIERELNPDNRRQVLIKITKKGLGLLAAIDPIMRKETKFIFNLNDSESEKLSDLLDKIRG
- a CDS encoding pirin family protein, which encodes MDRKKFIHTGIASAALLGIGKLANSKPELNQVGFEHLPNKEIKTMKTILHKADTRGYANHGWLNSHHSFSFANYYNPERMQFGALRVLNDDIVSPSMGFNTHPHNNMEIISIPLSGDLEHKDSMGNTQIIKQGDIQIMSAGKGIQHSEKNKNSDKEVKFLQIWVLPKELNIQPRYDQKTFSSSNFKNKLTQIVSPAGDAEGIDIHQNAWFSMGELDKDFKTSYQIKQKNNGAYFFVLEGIVWVNNQLLEKRDGYGIWDTDKIEIKADSNSKILIIDVPMDV